The following nucleotide sequence is from uncultured Draconibacterium sp..
TCGATCCCTGGTTTATTGCATCCGACTTCCCTGAAGAAGCGCGCATTATCCGAACAGCCCGCGAAATAAACAATTATAAAACGCTTTGGGTAATTGAAAAAATTAAGAATACCATACTCCAATTTCAGAATGAAAACAAATGCCAGCCCGTTGTGGCGTTAATGGGGCTTGCCTTTAAACCAAATATCGACGACCTGCGAGAATCCCCGGCCAGAACAGTGGCTGATTCACTGGTAAAATTTGAAGAAGCAGAATATTTGCTGGTGGAACCTAACATTAACAAATACAATGGAACAGGCTTGACCAATTATATTGATGCCTACGAAAAAGCCCACATTATCGTTTATTTGGTGGCACACAAAGAATTTCTTGAATTAGAACCTAAAGCCGGAGAACTGGACTTCTGCGGGGTAAGAAAATAAGTAATGAAGAAAAAAATATTATCCGTTTTTGGAACCAGGCCCGAAGCTATAAAAATGGCTCCCCTTGTGAAGGAGCTGGAGAAACATGACGACAAAATAGAGTCGAAAGTATGTGTAACCGCCCAACACCGCGAAATGCTTGACCAGGTGCTTGAAATTTTTGACATTCACCCGGATTACGATCTCGATATCATGAAACCCAACCAGGATTTGTACGAAATAACCAGCAGGGTTTTGTTGAAAATGCGCGAGGTTCTCGACGATTACAAACCCGACATGGTGCTGGTACACGGCGATACAACCACTTCCACCACCGCCGCCCTGGCAGCTTTTTACAAACAAATTGCTGTTGGACATATCGAAGCAGGCCTTCGTACAGGTAATATATATTCGCCCTGGCCCGAAGAAATGAATCGTAAAATGACCGGTGCCCTAAGTACCTGGCATTTTGCCCCTACACAGCTTGCCCGTGAAAATTTACGGATAGAAAACGTAAAAGAAGCCAATATATTTGTTACCGGAAATACAGTGATAGATGCACTATATCTGGCTGCCAGCAAAATAAAAAGCTCACCCGAACTCGAACAAAGTGTTACTGAAGAGCTAAACGGTTTATTCCATGCCGATTTAGCATCAGTTTTAAACTCAAAATATATGCTGGTAACCGGGCACCGCCGCGAAAACTTTGGCGATGGTTTTATTCATATTTGTGAATCATTGCAGGAAATTGCCCGTGAATTTCCGGAGGTGAACATTGTATACCCGGTACATTTAAATCCGAATGTAAAAGGCCCTGTCTACGATTTGTTAAAAGGATTCAAAAACATTCATTTAATCCAACCGCTTTCCTACCTCCCTTTTATCTACTTATTGGAGAGATGTTACTTTGTATTAACCGACAGTGGCGGCATACAGGAAGAGGCGCCCAGTTTTGGAAAACCTGTTCTTGTAATGCGCAATACAACAGAACGCCCCGAGGCAGTACACGCCGGAACCGTAAAACTGGTTGGAACCGATAAGGATAAAATCGTTACCGAAACCCGTCGACTAATTAAGGACCAAAGCTACTACAACTCAATGGCCGAAGCCCATAACCCATACGGTGATGGGAAAGCTTGTGAAAGAATTGTAAAACAACTCATCGAAATTTAAGATTAACTTCGTTTATTAATGGCTGGAAAAAAACAAAAAATACTGTTTATCTATTCGCCCTGGACTACGTTTACCAAAACAGATTATGATATTCTTGCCGCGAAATACAATGTTGAAAAGTATCAGTTTAAACCTGTTAAAGGAAACTTTAAAACGGCCTTAGAGATACTTAAGCAATTGGTATTCCTAATTTTTAATATCTGGAAGTTCCAGATGGTTTATATTTGGTTCGCCGACACTCATTCTTTCCTTCCTGTTTTGTTTGCTCACTTTCTTCATAAGAAATCATTTCTTGTAGTTGGTGGATATGATGTTGCCAGAATCAGACATCTTAAATACGGCGTTTTTACATCTAAACTCAGAGGATTTTTTGCTTTGTTCTCCATGAATAATTGTACAGTGAACCTTACCGTTTCAAAATACGTTGACCGAAAAGTAAACTGGATGGCTAAAAAAGCAAATACTGAATTAATTTATAATTGTGTTACACTTAAAAAGGATGTTGAGAAGGGAAATATAGAAAAAGAAAACTTGATTATAACTGTTGGTATTATTGAGAAAGAACAGACATTTTACATTAAAGGAATTGATACATTTATTGAAATCGCCCAACAACTCCCACAATATCAGTTTCTTATTATTGGATTAAACCAGGAAAAACTTGCTCATTTATTAAAAAATCTACCTGCCAATATAAACATTAAAGGGAAAATACCGCATGAGGAACTAATCGCTTACTACCAAAAAGGAAAAATATACTGTCAGTTATCCCGTATCGAATCGTTTGGGATTGCTTTGGCCGAAGCCATGTATTTTGGCTGTATACCGATTGTAACAAATGTTGGTGGACTTCCGGAAATCGTTTGTGATAAGACCTTAGTTGTTAATCGAAATTTCGATTTGATAAGAACAACCATAGATAAGATCTTTAAAAAGGCGAGTGAACCTAACATCGATTTTTCCGAAATAATTTATTCAAGATTTAGCTTTAAACAAAGGTCATATTTTATTCATAAATTTATTGCGCAAATCTTATGACCACATCTCTTTGAAGACAATAATGTCCCACGTTTAATCGCATAGAAAAAAGCAGATATTACCCTGTTGCTGAAAAAGATATGAAGAAGATTTTAATTATCGCCTATTATTTTTCCCCTAATTCGGGGGCGGGAGTACAACGTCCTTTGAAATTCGCCAAGTACTTACCCAACTACGGCTACGCCCCGGTAATTTGTTGCCCGGATGCAAAACTAATGAGGCACAAAAAAGATTATTCCTTTCTTAAAGATATCCCTCCCTCAGCAAAAGTTTACAATACCTTTTTACTTGACTTAAACTGGCTTTTCAAGCTTCTTTATGGAGTAAAATTACATTCAGTAGTTAACTGGATTAATAATGTTATTCTATTTCCTGCCTACCAGTTACAGTGGATTCCCTTTTTAAAGATAACACTTAAAAAGATATTGAAGAAAGAACAAATTAGTGCTATATTAATCACTGCTCCTCCTCACTCAAACCTTGTTATTTCAAAATGGCTGAAGAAAAGCTACGATATACCCATCATTTTTGATTTAAGAGATCCATTCACTTTTAATTTAGAATTGAAAGACCAAAAAACTATAGAAAAGCGTTTTTCATTTGAGAAATCCATTTTGAATTGTGCCGACCATGTAATTACCGTAACACCAACGGTTAAAAAGAAAATGGAAGAAGCATTTAATCTTCACAATATAAGTTTCATCCCAAATGGATTTGACGAAGATGATTTTAAAACCGGCAATAACTTGACGACTAAGAAGCCCAACACTCTCGTTATTTCATACATAGGCAAAACCTACGGGGAATATACTACCATACCATTTTTAATTGCATTAAATGAAATTAAGGATAAATTGAATAATGTTGAGGTAAGATACATTGGCAGTTTCACCAAAAATGAAATTGATTTTATATCCTCTAATAAACTTGATCAGATCGTCAAGCTAATCCCATACTGTTCTCATGATGAAGCAATAGCTTACAATCAGGAAAGCGATATTTTATTGTTAGTCATTGCAAATGATAAATGGAGATATAACATTTCAGGAAAAGTATTTGAATACATGCGCTCCGGAAAACCCATTCTAGCAATCATTCCTGAATATGGAGACTCTGCAAGCATTTTGAAAGAAACGGCTACGGCTAATCTGATAGTTTCACCAGACAGATTGACTAGGAATCCAGAATTACTCTTGCAGTCTTTTAATAACGTTCGTAATTATAAACCAAATCAGAACGCAATTGCAAAATACAGCAGGAAAGAACTTACAAAAAACTTAGTTCAAATAATTGACCCACTCGTTTCGAAGTAAATCAAATAAGCTTGCAAAGGTCAAACAATCATTAATAAATTCCATCATGAAAAAAATAGTAAGTTTTGACAGGCCAGAAATATGGGAAAATTATGATACTGAAAACTCGATTACCCGAAAGACAGCGATTGTTAAAGAATATATACCCGATGGAATAAATACAATTATCGATATTGGTTGTGGGAACGGTATTATTACCAATATTTTAAACGAAGAATACAATATAACCGGAGTTGACCTCTCTCCAATTGCCCTATCCTATGTAAAAGGTAAAAAAATTGTTTCCTCGTCTGATTCTATTCCTGTTGAAGACAAAAGTTTTGACATGGTATTCTCAAGTGAAATGCTGGAACATTTGCCAGACGAGGTGCTTTCAAAAACGGTATTGGAGTTTAAACGCGTTGCCCGCAAATATATTCTTATAACGGTTCCAAACCACGAGCATCTGGCAACAACTTACGTTAAGTGCAGGAAATGTAGTAATGTATTTCACCCATACGGACATTTACAGTCATTCACGCTGACTAATTTGGAAGATTTATTCTCAGGCGAATTCGAACTTATCAAATCAGGGAAATATGGCAACAAAAAAAGATATTACAATCCACTTTTGTTGTCAATTAAGAATAAAATGGCCGACAGATGGTTCGATGTCCAGTCCAGTGTTGTTTGCCCTAACTGCCATAACGATCACTTCCCAAAAGAAAAGGGTAATCTCATCTCCAAAGCATGCAATCTGACAAACAGACTGATTGGGACAAAAAGAGAATACTGGTTGTTTGCTTTATTCAAACGAAAATAGATGTACTATCGAATATTAATTCCTCTGAAAAACCGATTAACTAACCCCACAATATCTTCCGAGATTTTCAGAAAATAAGTAAGAAAAAGATAAACCGCCGAAAACACCGCACTTCGAAGTAAAATATCAGGGATTAAAGTGAGCTGAGGAACCAGAAATGATGCCGCCCAGGAAAGCGCAAATACCAGAACAATAGTAAAAAACTTTACTGTAAAGGGCTGCATTCCGAATCTTACTTTTACAAAAAGGAATTTCATTAGATTATTACACAAAAATGCAACAGCAATAGCTGCTGCAGCTCCTACAATGCCCCAGGACGGCACAAGTAAGAACATTAGAATAACCATTATAGCCACCAGCGTTAGCAATAACCACAAAGCCATTCGGTAATATTTCGAATAGCTAATAATATGTCCGTTTGCCCCGGTTGCCATATCAATTAAATAGCCCAAGCCGATAAAAAATATTACCCATTTGCCTCCGGCATAATCGGGACCAAGAATTTCAAGAATATTATCAATATTAATCCATATACCACCAAAAAGAAATGCTCCAATAATAAACTGGTTTAAACAGCTTTTTCGATAAATATCGGTAATGGTTCCAAGATCATTATTTTTAAAAGCATCGGCAATTAAGGTTCCCGAAATCCTTAATAAGGTACGGGAAGGGATAACTACGAGCGTTCCAAAATAAAAGGCAATGGTATATACTCCGGTGGCACTAAGCCCCATTACCTGGTTGATTATAATTTTATCGATCTGAAAAACAATACTAAATCCAACACCAGTTAATATACTGTAAACAGCGACACTAAGCATCTCGCTCTTCAAATTCGGATCAACAAAATTGAGTTGTGGACGAAAGCTGAGTTCTTTCCGAAACAAAAGATAAAAAAACAGAAAAGCTCCTTTCAAACCTATTGCTCCCGTATACGCCAGAATCAGTCCATTTGGAGTTAACCACCCAATGATGTATAAAAGAAGTATCAGCAGAATGGAGACTCGCTGAATAAACTCAGTTAGAAATGCACCTAAAACGGCATCGTACAACATTTTATTAAAACTATCGAGCAAAGAAAAAAGGAGAGCCAAAAAAGTTAAAGGCACCAACAGGTTTACGTATTGTGCAAACAAAGCCGATTTTTCGAGGTTACTTTCCACCAACCAGGGCCTAATCAGCCAAAAGGTGATCAGAAACAAAACAAACCCCGTTAGCATAACCATAAAAGCGATAAACACAAATCCATTGTGCCCCTTTTCCTTGTTACGGAACTGCGGAAACAAACGAGCTATTACACCATGAAATCCAAGAGCAGAAAACTGTGCAAATAAGTTTGACCAAGCCAACAATAGTGCAAACAACCCTACAATTTCCGGTGTCAGGTAATTCGGATATAAATAAGCAGTGGTAAGAAAACCAACTCCTACGCCCAAATACGACCAAACGGCTCCTTTTATTGATTGTTTTATAATTATTCCCATTAGGCAAATATGAAGATTCCAAAAATAGTAAAACCAATTCGAATAAAAGTCTTTGTACAAATGAAGGGTAACTGAGTTTTTATAAATTGAAACTCCTAGCAGCAGACCTGACGAGTAATCCCTGTCTGACGACAAGCAGACGATTTCGTCAAAGATTTTTTTTATTA
It contains:
- the wecB gene encoding UDP-N-acetylglucosamine 2-epimerase (non-hydrolyzing); protein product: MKKKILSVFGTRPEAIKMAPLVKELEKHDDKIESKVCVTAQHREMLDQVLEIFDIHPDYDLDIMKPNQDLYEITSRVLLKMREVLDDYKPDMVLVHGDTTTSTTAALAAFYKQIAVGHIEAGLRTGNIYSPWPEEMNRKMTGALSTWHFAPTQLARENLRIENVKEANIFVTGNTVIDALYLAASKIKSSPELEQSVTEELNGLFHADLASVLNSKYMLVTGHRRENFGDGFIHICESLQEIAREFPEVNIVYPVHLNPNVKGPVYDLLKGFKNIHLIQPLSYLPFIYLLERCYFVLTDSGGIQEEAPSFGKPVLVMRNTTERPEAVHAGTVKLVGTDKDKIVTETRRLIKDQSYYNSMAEAHNPYGDGKACERIVKQLIEI
- a CDS encoding glycosyltransferase, with the translated sequence MAKKANTELIYNCVTLKKDVEKGNIEKENLIITVGIIEKEQTFYIKGIDTFIEIAQQLPQYQFLIIGLNQEKLAHLLKNLPANINIKGKIPHEELIAYYQKGKIYCQLSRIESFGIALAEAMYFGCIPIVTNVGGLPEIVCDKTLVVNRNFDLIRTTIDKIFKKASEPNIDFSEIIYSRFSFKQRSYFIHKFIAQIL
- a CDS encoding glycosyltransferase — protein: MKKILIIAYYFSPNSGAGVQRPLKFAKYLPNYGYAPVICCPDAKLMRHKKDYSFLKDIPPSAKVYNTFLLDLNWLFKLLYGVKLHSVVNWINNVILFPAYQLQWIPFLKITLKKILKKEQISAILITAPPHSNLVISKWLKKSYDIPIIFDLRDPFTFNLELKDQKTIEKRFSFEKSILNCADHVITVTPTVKKKMEEAFNLHNISFIPNGFDEDDFKTGNNLTTKKPNTLVISYIGKTYGEYTTIPFLIALNEIKDKLNNVEVRYIGSFTKNEIDFISSNKLDQIVKLIPYCSHDEAIAYNQESDILLLVIANDKWRYNISGKVFEYMRSGKPILAIIPEYGDSASILKETATANLIVSPDRLTRNPELLLQSFNNVRNYKPNQNAIAKYSRKELTKNLVQIIDPLVSK
- a CDS encoding methyltransferase domain-containing protein, with translation MKKIVSFDRPEIWENYDTENSITRKTAIVKEYIPDGINTIIDIGCGNGIITNILNEEYNITGVDLSPIALSYVKGKKIVSSSDSIPVEDKSFDMVFSSEMLEHLPDEVLSKTVLEFKRVARKYILITVPNHEHLATTYVKCRKCSNVFHPYGHLQSFTLTNLEDLFSGEFELIKSGKYGNKKRYYNPLLLSIKNKMADRWFDVQSSVVCPNCHNDHFPKEKGNLISKACNLTNRLIGTKREYWLFALFKRK
- a CDS encoding oligosaccharide flippase family protein, producing the protein MGIIIKQSIKGAVWSYLGVGVGFLTTAYLYPNYLTPEIVGLFALLLAWSNLFAQFSALGFHGVIARLFPQFRNKEKGHNGFVFIAFMVMLTGFVLFLITFWLIRPWLVESNLEKSALFAQYVNLLVPLTFLALLFSLLDSFNKMLYDAVLGAFLTEFIQRVSILLILLLYIIGWLTPNGLILAYTGAIGLKGAFLFFYLLFRKELSFRPQLNFVDPNLKSEMLSVAVYSILTGVGFSIVFQIDKIIINQVMGLSATGVYTIAFYFGTLVVIPSRTLLRISGTLIADAFKNNDLGTITDIYRKSCLNQFIIGAFLFGGIWINIDNILEILGPDYAGGKWVIFFIGLGYLIDMATGANGHIISYSKYYRMALWLLLTLVAIMVILMFLLVPSWGIVGAAAAIAVAFLCNNLMKFLFVKVRFGMQPFTVKFFTIVLVFALSWAASFLVPQLTLIPDILLRSAVFSAVYLFLTYFLKISEDIVGLVNRFFRGINIR